A region from the Wansuia hejianensis genome encodes:
- the coaD gene encoding pantetheine-phosphate adenylyltransferase — protein sequence MRTAVYPGTFDPVTNGHLDVVRRASELFDEVIIGVLHNSAKTPLFSVEERVNILEKATENIPNVKVKPFCGLSVDFARACNAKVIVRGLRAITDFEYELQMAQTNRILAPDIDTTFLITSLEYAYLSSTTVKEVAAFDGDISKFVPEFVAEEIRKKTSRE from the coding sequence ATGAGAACAGCAGTATATCCTGGAACCTTTGATCCGGTAACAAACGGGCATCTGGATGTTGTCCGGAGAGCCAGTGAACTGTTCGACGAGGTAATCATTGGTGTTTTGCATAATTCTGCAAAAACGCCGTTGTTTTCTGTCGAAGAACGTGTTAATATACTAGAGAAAGCAACAGAGAATATCCCGAATGTGAAGGTAAAACCCTTCTGCGGGTTGTCGGTAGATTTTGCAAGGGCCTGCAATGCCAAAGTGATTGTCAGAGGATTACGCGCGATCACTGATTTTGAATATGAATTGCAGATGGCACAGACTAACCGTATATTAGCACCTGATATAGATACAACATTTTTGATTACATCTCTGGAATATGCATATCTGAGCTCCACTACGGTCAAAGAGGTTGCCGCTTTTGACGGGGATATCAGCAAATTTGTTCCGGAAT
- the rsmD gene encoding 16S rRNA (guanine(966)-N(2))-methyltransferase RsmD, translating to MRVIAGKCRSLPLKTVPGTDTRPTTDRVKETLFNMLQPYLPDCRFLDLFGGSGAIGIEALSRGAAFCCFVEQNRRAAACIRENLQFTRLSESALLLVADARQAVEQLRSEEPFDVVFMDPPYLKGLERELLERFEGAGCITDRTLFVIEASLKTDFSWLNHSGYEIIKEKKYKTNAHIFMRRTGEREE from the coding sequence ATGAGAGTTATAGCAGGTAAATGCAGGAGCCTTCCGCTGAAGACAGTGCCTGGAACGGACACAAGGCCTACAACGGACCGTGTGAAAGAGACGTTATTTAATATGCTGCAGCCCTATCTGCCGGACTGCCGTTTCCTTGACCTGTTTGGAGGGAGCGGAGCAATCGGCATTGAGGCGTTAAGCCGCGGAGCGGCTTTTTGCTGTTTTGTGGAGCAGAACCGGCGGGCAGCCGCCTGTATCAGGGAGAACCTCCAGTTCACCAGACTTTCCGAATCCGCATTGCTGCTGGTGGCTGATGCCAGACAGGCCGTGGAACAGCTGAGGAGTGAAGAGCCGTTTGACGTGGTTTTTATGGACCCTCCGTATTTGAAGGGGCTGGAACGGGAGCTTTTGGAACGGTTTGAAGGAGCAGGCTGCATTACAGACCGGACTTTATTTGTCATCGAAGCTTCATTGAAGACAGACTTTTCCTGGCTGAACCATTCAGGATACGAAATTATAAAAGAAAAGAAATACAAGACGAACGCCCACATATTTATGCGGCGCACAGGGGAGAGAGAAGAGTGA
- a CDS encoding methylglyoxal synthase — MNIGIIAHNSKKSLIEDFCIAYKGILMKHEVYATGTTGRRIEEVTNLRVHKFLAGSVGGDKQFTEMIEREDMDMVIFFYNPVMIDPKEPDVYQIVRSCDRYNIPVATNIATAESLILGLARGDLDWREQFRDED; from the coding sequence ATGAATATTGGTATCATCGCGCACAACAGCAAAAAGAGTTTGATAGAAGACTTTTGCATCGCTTATAAAGGTATATTGATGAAACACGAGGTGTATGCCACAGGCACAACAGGCAGAAGAATTGAAGAAGTGACGAATCTGAGAGTACACAAATTTCTGGCAGGCAGCGTCGGAGGAGACAAGCAGTTCACGGAGATGATCGAGCGGGAAGATATGGATATGGTGATCTTTTTTTATAACCCGGTCATGATTGATCCCAAGGAGCCAGATGTGTACCAGATCGTGCGAAGCTGTGACAGGTACAATATTCCGGTGGCGACGAACATCGCTACTGCGGAGTCCCTGATCCTGGGGCTGGCAAGAGGAGATCTGGACTGGAGGGAGCAGTTCAGGGATGAGGATTGA
- a CDS encoding alpha/beta-type small acid-soluble spore protein, whose protein sequence is MANRSSNTTAVPEAKGALDRFKFEVANELGVPLSEGYNGNLTSKQNGSVGGYMVKKMIEAQERQMSGGSGQQF, encoded by the coding sequence ATGGCTAATCGTTCATCTAATACGACTGCAGTACCGGAAGCAAAAGGCGCACTGGACCGTTTCAAATTCGAGGTGGCAAATGAACTGGGTGTTCCCCTTTCTGAAGGATATAACGGAAACCTGACTTCCAAGCAGAACGGATCTGTAGGTGGCTATATGGTGAAGAAAATGATCGAAGCTCAGGAGCGTCAGATGTCTGGCGGTTCCGGTCAGCAGTTCTAA